One segment of Kogia breviceps isolate mKogBre1 chromosome 14, mKogBre1 haplotype 1, whole genome shotgun sequence DNA contains the following:
- the NTAN1 gene encoding protein N-terminal asparagine amidohydrolase isoform X2, which translates to MNSIKSFSDHTQCGRLEVHLVGGFSDDRQLSQKLTHQLLSEFDRQEDDIHLVTLCVTELNDREENENHFPVIYGIAVNIKTSEIYRASFQDRGPEEELRAARALTGGPMISIYDAETEQLRIGPYSWMPFPHVDFWLQQDDKQILENLSTSPLAEPPHFVEHIRSTLMFLKKYPSPANMLFPGNKALLYKKNEDGLWEKISSPRS; encoded by the exons GCTGGAAGTGCACCTCGTGGGCGGCTTCAGTGATGACAGGCAGTTGTCACAAAAACTGACTCATCAGCTTCTTA GTGAATTTGACAGACAGGAAGACGACATTCACTTGGTGACATTATGTGTAACAG AATTAAATGAccgggaagaaaatgaaaaccacttTCCAGTAATTTATGGCATTG CTGTCAACATCAAAACCTCGGAGATCTACAGAGCCTCCTTCCAAGACCGAGGTCCAGAGGAGGAGCTACGTGCCGCACGAGCTTTAACAGGAGGACCA ATGATTAGTATTTACGATGCAGAGACAGAACAACTTCGTATAGGACCATATTCCTGGATGCCATTTCCCCATGTGGATTTCTGGTTGCAGCAAGATGATAAGCAAATACTAGAG AACCTTTCCACGTCACCTCTGGCTGAGCCCCCCCACTTTGTTGAACATATTAGATCTACCttgatgtttttaaagaaatacccTTCTCCGGCTAACATGCTGTTTCCTGGAAATAAGGCTCTACTctacaaaaaaaatgaagatggctTATGGGAAAAGATCTCTTCTCcaagaagctaa